Genomic DNA from Frondihabitans sp. PAMC 28766:
AACGCGATCAACGCCGCTCTGAAGGCCGAGGGCCAGGGCTAGAAACACCCTGCGGCGCCGGTCGAGTCGCCTCGATTAGACCGGCGCCAATCCCCGTGATAGAGTCATTTCTTGTGCCGCGGGGTGGAGCAGTTCGGTAGCTCGCTGGGCTCATAACCCAGAGGTCGTAGGTTCAAATCCTGCCCCCGCAACAAAATGCATCAGGCCTGTCCTTCAACGGACAGGCCTTTTGCATTTGTCGCATGCCTTTTGGCCGCCTGCCAGCGGCGTCCGGCGACAGCCGTGAGGCCTCGGTTGCTCCCGGCGCATCTGTCGCGCGGGGGCCATTGGCGCTGGCGCGCCTCGGCGGGGTGCACACGGTCTTGGCGCTGCCGTCGCTCGATGTCGTCGAATCCGAATCGGCCAGTACACAACCTCATGAGGCCGTCGAGGTGGGCGACACGACGTCGCCGTAAACCCTCTCTTCGCCTACGACGCGTCCACCCTGAAGATCGTCGCCGCGCTCCCGGCTGTCGAACACGAGCAAGATCGCTGAGCTGTGGGTCACCGACGACGGCGCACCGAAGCTCATCACCACGGTTCCGACGGTGCGAATCCCGATCTCGTTCGATCGCGATCCTGCAACGCGCGACCTACACGTCGCCGGATGCGCCGACTCGCAACTGCCGGTCATCCCCGCCTCCGCATGCACGAGATGCACCGAACGGAACTGTGTCAGGGCTCTCGTCCGCCGGCTTCACGGCGGGCGGCAATCGACGTTTCGCCTATTCCTGACGGCGGGACGATGGTGTGATCAACGAAGCTCCTTTCGGCGGCTGATCTTGGAGTCGCCAACTGGATCCTGCCTTCCTGCCGGCGGTGGCGTCATCCCTACGACGTCTGTCTGAAGCCGCTGAGGCGAGAGACGGTCTCGAAATCCCGTTTCCGGAGGGCGTTGCGAGGGACCATCCAGCTACCGCCCACGGCGAACACGGCGGGGTGCGCCAAGTACGTGGCGGCGTTGGCGGCTGTGATGCCGCCACTCGGCATGAAACGCAGCGACGGAAACGGACCACTCAAGGCTTCGATCATCGCCAAGCCCCCGAGTCGTTCGGCCGGAAAGAACTTGACAGCCGTCAGCCCTAGAGCGACTGCGGCCTGAATTTCGGTCGCCGTCGCGATTCCGGGCAGAACTGTGACGTCGAGATCCTGCGCACGGCGAACGACATCGTGATCCAATCCGGGACTGACGATGAACCGGGCACCGGCATCGACGCATCGTGCCACATCACCCTCCGACAGCACGGTCCCGGCGCCGACGGAGAAATCGGGCACGTCCGACATCGCAGCGATCGCCCCCAGGCCTTCGGGGGTGCGGAGTGTGACCTCGGCTCGAGGGATACCGCCTTCTCGGAGGGCGAAGGCCAGGTCGCGCGCCAAGCCGACGTCATCGATGACGACCACCGGAACGACGCCCGAGATGTCGAGGATTCTCTGCGTGGAACGACCGAATTTCATGCGCTCTTCTCTCTGTCGTGACTGTCAGGACGCGTGCTCGACTCGGAGAGAGCCCTCGCGGTGGCGATGTCGGTCACCAGGACATTGGGAAGACCACTTCGAAGCGCGGCTCTGATGGGCCCTTCCTTTTCCCCTCCGCCGGCGACGGCCATCCGAATCGGCGTCGCTCGGATCTCGTCGATCGACACCCCCGTGACTCTCTCGGCCAGCGCCTCGATGATTCGGCCGTCGCTGTCAATGAAATGGCAGCATGCGTCGCCGACGACATGTCGCCGTTTCAGCTCAGCATGCACGGAGGTGCTCAAGACGTTGCCGCGGTACAGGGCCGACTTCATGTCGGCGCGGCGGACTCCGACGCCGGTGACGATGATGTCGAGATCCGCGTAGCGCGCCGCCGTTCGCGCGATCGTCTCATCACCGCGCAGGACGTTGCGTGCCGATGCGTTCGACACCAGTGCGGGGGCGTGCAGAAGGTACGGCTCGCCCTGCAGGGCTGAGGCTGCCTGCAGGACGAGGTGCGCACCGTTGAAGTCGCTGTCGGAGCTCGCGAATCCCCCGGCGAGTTGGAGGACGTCGGCTGGGCCGCTCGGTGAGAGGTGCCCGACGACTTCTGCGAGGGTGGATCCCCATCCGACGCCGACCGTCATGCCAGGGGCGACGTGCTCGTCGAGGTAGGCGGCGGCGGTAGCGCCGAGGCCTGCGAGCCCGCCAGGCGATCCCATCGGGAGCGTCGAGATCCGAACGTCTCTGAGGCCGTAGGTCGTGCGAACCTGCTCGGCTAGTCGCTCGATCCTTTGGGTTGGTTCGACGATCTCGATCCGCGCGATTCCGTAGCGCCGAGCGTCCTCGAGTATTCGCGCGACCTTGAAACGCGAGAGCTTCAACTGGTCCGCGATCTCGATCTTGGACTGATCGTCGAGCCAGAAAAGTCGACTGACCGTCGCTGCGAGTTCTTCGTCGAAGTCGCTCGGCAGCTCGGGAGTCGAATCAGAAAGTTGCATTGTTCACTCCACCCATCGAATGAGCATCAAAGTAACGCTCATCTGATCAAGCTGCAACAAAAACTGACCGGGGGTACCGACATCTTGCCGCCCGCCTCACAACTGGTACGAAATTGCGGCGGATCAATGGTTTTTTGCCCTGATTCGAACGAATCCCGACATCGGGCTCGACCTCGCTTGACGGTCCAAAAATGACCGTGCCATAGTCTCCGAAATCAGATGAGCGTTATTCCGAGGCTCATGTGAGCAGACTGAAAGTTTCTTGACGAAGGAGTCACCTTGCCAGAACGCGCCGCAGCCCGGATCGCTGTCGTGGGGTTCGCCCACATGCACTCCGGAGACCAGATCCGGCTCATCCTCGGCCACGACGCCGCCGATCTGGTGGGGGTCTGGGATTCCGACTCCGAGCGCCGAGACAGCATCTCCGACGACCTCGGCGTACCCGCCTCCGTCCGCTACGACTCTCTGGACGACCTCGTCGCCACAGCCAAGCCCGAGATCGTCGTCGTGTGCTCGACGACGGGCGATCACGTGGCGCTCGTCGAGCGACTAGCGCCGATGGGCCTCCACATCATCCTCGAAAAGCCTTTCGCCCTGAATATCGCCGAGGCGGACCGCATGATCGAGGCGGCACGGGCCGCGGGAACGATTCTCGCCGTCAACTGGCCTCTGGCCTGGTACCCGGCTCACCTGACGACGAAGCGGCTCATCGCGGAGGGAACGATCGGTGCGGTCACCGAGGTCCACTACTACGACGGCAACCGCGGACCGCTGACCCATGTTCACGACAAGGAGGACCGGGTCGACCCCGACCTCGAAGCCAAGCAGGCTTCGTGGTGGTACTCGCCAGAGTTCGGGGGAGGTTCGCTTCTCGACTATCTCGGCTACGGGGCCACCATCGCCACCTGGTTCCGCGACGGTGAGTTGCCGACGATGGTGACCGCCCACACGTGGGGTTCCGACGGGCTGGACGTCGACGAGCAATCGGTCGTCACCGCTTCTTATGCGAGCGGTCTCTCCACCTTCCAGACGAAGTGGGGCACCTTCAGCAACCCGTGGCAGCACCAGCCGGCGCCGGCCTGCGGGTTTGTCGTCGTCGGCACCGGAGGCACGATCACGAGTCGTGACTTCGCGCCGTCTGTCGCCGTCCAGACAACCAAACATCCGGGGGCCGTCCTGATTCCGGTCGACGTGCCTCGTCCCGAGCAGACCAGTGCGGTCAGCCACGTCATCCACGCCCTGAGCACCGGCGACGTGCCTACCGGCCCGACCAGCGACGAGACCTCTCGCCGGGGGCAGCTGATCGTCGACGCCGCGGCGACCGCCGCAGCAACGGGCCGCCTCACCGAACTCGCCAGCTCTGTCACGATCGGACACTGAACCATGACCACGACTACGACCACCCCGTCCACCGTCGACTACCTCCCCGTCGACCCGGCATCGAAGTCCGCACGCATCGCCGTGATCGGCTGCGGAGGCATCAGCGAATGGCACCTCGCCGCCTACCAAGCGGCCGGCTACCACGTCGTTGCCCTGTGCGACCTTGTCGAGGCACGGGCCGTCGAACGCCAGCAGCAGTTCTTTGCAGACGCGGACATCTACACCGACCACCGCCGGATGCTCGCTCGCGACGACATCGACGTGGTCGACATCGCCACCCACGTCGACGTCCGGCCGCGCCTGGTCC
This window encodes:
- the eda gene encoding bifunctional 4-hydroxy-2-oxoglutarate aldolase/2-dehydro-3-deoxy-phosphogluconate aldolase; the protein is MKFGRSTQRILDISGVVPVVVIDDVGLARDLAFALREGGIPRAEVTLRTPEGLGAIAAMSDVPDFSVGAGTVLSEGDVARCVDAGARFIVSPGLDHDVVRRAQDLDVTVLPGIATATEIQAAVALGLTAVKFFPAERLGGLAMIEALSGPFPSLRFMPSGGITAANAATYLAHPAVFAVGGSWMVPRNALRKRDFETVSRLSGFRQTS
- a CDS encoding Gfo/Idh/MocA family protein, producing MPERAAARIAVVGFAHMHSGDQIRLILGHDAADLVGVWDSDSERRDSISDDLGVPASVRYDSLDDLVATAKPEIVVVCSTTGDHVALVERLAPMGLHIILEKPFALNIAEADRMIEAARAAGTILAVNWPLAWYPAHLTTKRLIAEGTIGAVTEVHYYDGNRGPLTHVHDKEDRVDPDLEAKQASWWYSPEFGGGSLLDYLGYGATIATWFRDGELPTMVTAHTWGSDGLDVDEQSVVTASYASGLSTFQTKWGTFSNPWQHQPAPACGFVVVGTGGTITSRDFAPSVAVQTTKHPGAVLIPVDVPRPEQTSAVSHVIHALSTGDVPTGPTSDETSRRGQLIVDAAATAAATGRLTELASSVTIGH
- a CDS encoding sugar-binding transcriptional regulator, producing the protein MQLSDSTPELPSDFDEELAATVSRLFWLDDQSKIEIADQLKLSRFKVARILEDARRYGIARIEIVEPTQRIERLAEQVRTTYGLRDVRISTLPMGSPGGLAGLGATAAAYLDEHVAPGMTVGVGWGSTLAEVVGHLSPSGPADVLQLAGGFASSDSDFNGAHLVLQAASALQGEPYLLHAPALVSNASARNVLRGDETIARTAARYADLDIIVTGVGVRRADMKSALYRGNVLSTSVHAELKRRHVVGDACCHFIDSDGRIIEALAERVTGVSIDEIRATPIRMAVAGGGEKEGPIRAALRSGLPNVLVTDIATARALSESSTRPDSHDREKSA